TCGCTCAAAGAAAAGCGCCCGGTTGGTAGCCGGGCGCTTTCTTGTTTGTTGTGGCCGGGCGGCCCGGCCGCCCGCAGCGGCGTGCCGGTCAATTCGACTTCACCAGCGGGCAGCCGCCCTTGTCGAGCGGGCGGAAGGCTTCGTCGCCGGGCACGGTGGCTATCAGCTTGTAGAGATCCCATTCGCCCTTGGATTCCTCAGGCTTCTTGGTCTCGAACAGATACATGTCGTGCACCATGCGGCCGTCGATCCGGATATGGCCGTTCTTGGCGAAGAAGTCGTTGATCGGCGTCTTGCGCATCTGCTCCATCACCTTCGGCGCCTCGTCGGTGCCGATGGCCTCGATCGCCTTCAGGTAATGCATGGTCGCCGAGTAGAGGCCGGCCTGGATCATGGTCGGCATGTGGCCGACCTTCTCGTTGAAGCGCTTCGAGAAGGCGCGGGTCTCGTCGTTCATGTCCCAGTAGAAGGCGTCGGTGACGATCAGGCCCTGCGTCGCCTTCAGGCCCAGCGCGTGGGTGTCGGTGATCTCCATCAGCAGCGCGATCAGCTTCTGGCCGCCCTGGGTCAGGCCGAACTCGGCGGCCTGCTTCAGCGCGGTGGTGGTGTCGCCGCCGGCATTGGCCAGCGCCACGACCTTGGCCTTGGAGGCTTGCGCCTGCAGCAGGAAGGACGAGAAGTCCGACGAGTTGAGCGGATGGCGCACGTCGCCCAGCACCTTGCCGCCAGTCTCCTTGACGACGTTGGCGGCGTCGCGCTCCAGCGCCATGCCGAAGGCGTAGTCGGCGGTGACGAAGAACCAGGTGTCGTCGCCGCGCTT
This Bradyrhizobium sp. CCBAU 53421 DNA region includes the following protein-coding sequences:
- a CDS encoding ABC transporter substrate-binding protein, whose protein sequence is MKSLLAAAAAGLALAVSGTAANAQISDDVVKLGVLTDMSSLYADATGKGSVAAVEMAVADYGGKVKGKPIQVVVADHQNKPDVGVSIARNWYDNDKVDAILDVPTSSVALPISALTREKNKIHINSGGGSSDITGTACSPNTVHWTYDTYALSNVAGKAMVKRGDDTWFFVTADYAFGMALERDAANVVKETGGKVLGDVRHPLNSSDFSSFLLQAQASKAKVVALANAGGDTTTALKQAAEFGLTQGGQKLIALLMEITDTHALGLKATQGLIVTDAFYWDMNDETRAFSKRFNEKVGHMPTMIQAGLYSATMHYLKAIEAIGTDEAPKVMEQMRKTPINDFFAKNGHIRIDGRMVHDMYLFETKKPEESKGEWDLYKLIATVPGDEAFRPLDKGGCPLVKSN